A DNA window from Turicibacter sp. TJ11 contains the following coding sequences:
- a CDS encoding carbohydrate kinase, producing the protein MAKVICPGEVLIDFISLENGKKLVDVEKFQKKAGGAPANVATALVKLGASAEFVGAVGKDSFGKFLIETLNRYEVGTSQVIEDEHLGTTIAYVSIDENGERDFEFMRGADGNISPQQIDFNAFKDCKIIHLGSATALLGAQLYEVYQAFIEFANQHDKFISFDPNYRDALYHDKQELFVKHCKEVIKHVDLIKVSEEEGQIITGESDHQQMIAALHDLGAKIVTLTLGKEGSLVSIENTHKVESIAVKMVDSTGAGDAFIGALLSQIANLEQPKVILKDEKMLVDFTKNANKVGALTTTKLGALDSIPSWDEITA; encoded by the coding sequence ATGGCAAAAGTAATCTGTCCTGGTGAAGTATTAATTGATTTTATTTCACTTGAAAATGGAAAAAAATTAGTTGATGTTGAGAAATTTCAAAAGAAAGCGGGAGGAGCCCCTGCAAATGTAGCAACAGCATTAGTGAAGTTAGGGGCATCTGCAGAATTTGTAGGAGCCGTTGGAAAAGATTCATTTGGAAAGTTTTTAATTGAAACATTGAATCGTTACGAGGTAGGAACATCTCAAGTGATTGAAGATGAACACTTAGGGACAACGATTGCTTATGTTTCAATTGATGAAAACGGAGAACGTGATTTTGAATTCATGCGTGGTGCGGATGGAAATATTTCACCACAACAAATTGATTTCAATGCTTTTAAAGATTGTAAAATTATTCATTTAGGTAGTGCGACTGCCTTATTAGGTGCACAATTATATGAAGTTTATCAAGCGTTTATTGAGTTTGCAAATCAACATGATAAATTTATTTCTTTTGATCCAAATTATCGTGATGCCTTATATCATGACAAACAAGAGTTATTTGTAAAACACTGCAAAGAAGTTATTAAACATGTCGATTTAATTAAAGTCTCAGAAGAGGAAGGACAAATTATTACAGGAGAGTCTGATCATCAACAGATGATTGCTGCCTTACATGACTTAGGTGCTAAAATCGTGACGTTAACATTAGGTAAAGAGGGATCACTGGTTTCGATTGAAAACACACACAAGGTTGAAAGTATTGCAGTTAAAATGGTTGATTCAACTGGAGCAGGAGATGCATTTATTGGTGCCTTATTATCACAAATTGCTAATTTAGAACAACCAAAAGTTATTTTAAAGGATGAAAAGATGTTAGTTGACTTCACGAAAAATGCTAACAAAGTTGGTGCATTAACAACAACTAAATTAGGAGCTTTAGATTCAATTCCATCATGGGATGAAATTACAGCATAA
- the spoVB gene encoding stage V sporulation protein B — translation MKKQSVAQGTMILVLAGLVTKVLGMVNRVIVTRLLGEDGIGIYMLMAPTLMLLTTFSSIGLPIAIPTLISRANERQKKILSVSLIIAMISSLMVSIILFFVAKPLANDLLKDPRTYLPLISIGPLLFLVSLSTIMKAYFQGEQNMVPSAISTLIEQIVRIVICIYFINWLLPYGIVYAVVGTIWASIAGEFASILILLFLFMKHLHQNHRGATLKPVRLSPQNFKDVLAISLPATGSRLIGSFSHFLEPIIVVQCLFKIGYQSEVSAKLYGAVAGFALPMVLMPSFIPNAVTQAIVPPISQAYASKRYDRIHYHLNNAFQLSFLPSGIYTVLLMVFPVELMNLLFASSTGANYLIIMAPVFLLLYFQAPLTSTLQAIDEATKAMNTTLISSIIKIMMMIVLLPIPNLNIYGLVIAVLFNVVFVTVWHYLLVRKYIGYHLNLNAVINAVLIIGITFLLGSYLKSTIIFSPNTLLNMIIICFIMGIAYLFLVIVCGLFPKDKMVDTLRSK, via the coding sequence ATGAAAAAACAAAGCGTAGCACAAGGAACAATGATTCTCGTTTTAGCCGGTTTAGTCACAAAAGTCTTAGGGATGGTGAACCGGGTTATTGTTACACGATTACTTGGCGAAGATGGAATTGGAATTTATATGTTGATGGCTCCAACCCTCATGCTTTTAACAACATTTTCAAGCATAGGACTCCCAATTGCCATTCCAACATTAATTTCTAGAGCCAATGAACGCCAAAAAAAGATCTTGTCTGTTTCATTAATTATTGCAATGATTTCAAGCTTAATGGTAAGTATTATTCTTTTCTTCGTTGCAAAACCGTTGGCTAATGATTTATTAAAAGATCCACGAACTTATTTACCTCTTATTTCAATTGGACCTCTTTTATTCCTGGTATCTTTGTCAACGATTATGAAAGCTTATTTCCAAGGGGAACAAAACATGGTTCCTTCCGCAATCTCAACGTTAATTGAGCAAATCGTTCGTATCGTCATTTGTATCTATTTTATCAATTGGCTCTTACCGTACGGTATTGTTTACGCAGTTGTCGGAACCATTTGGGCCTCTATTGCTGGTGAATTTGCCTCTATTTTAATTCTTCTCTTTTTATTCATGAAACATCTACATCAAAATCATCGTGGGGCAACCTTAAAACCAGTTCGGCTAAGCCCGCAGAACTTTAAAGACGTCTTAGCAATTTCTCTTCCTGCAACTGGAAGTCGCCTGATCGGTTCATTTTCACACTTTCTTGAACCTATCATCGTCGTTCAATGTTTATTTAAGATTGGTTATCAAAGTGAGGTCAGCGCTAAGTTATACGGAGCTGTAGCTGGCTTTGCACTTCCTATGGTATTAATGCCATCGTTTATCCCAAATGCTGTCACACAGGCGATTGTCCCACCAATTAGCCAAGCCTATGCGAGTAAACGATATGATCGCATTCATTATCATTTAAATAATGCTTTCCAATTGTCGTTTTTACCAAGTGGAATTTATACTGTTTTACTTATGGTATTTCCTGTTGAGCTTATGAACTTATTATTTGCCTCTTCAACCGGGGCCAACTATTTAATTATTATGGCACCAGTCTTTTTATTACTTTATTTTCAAGCTCCACTAACGTCTACATTACAAGCCATTGATGAGGCTACAAAAGCGATGAATACAACATTAATTTCTTCAATTATAAAAATTATGATGATGATTGTCCTTTTACCTATTCCAAATTTAAATATTTACGGACTTGTCATCGCCGTCTTATTTAATGTTGTATTTGTTACTGTTTGGCACTATCTTCTTGTAAGAAAGTATATCGGTTATCACTTAAATTTAAATGCTGTTATTAACGCTGTCTTAATCATCGGAATTACTTTTTTACTTGGATCTTATTTAAAATCGACGATTATTTTTAGCCCTAACACTCTTTTAAATATGATCATCATCTGCTTCATCATGGGAATTGCTTATCTTTTCTTAGTTATTGTCTGCGGATTATTTCCAAAAGATAAGATGGTAGATACTCTACGTTCTAAATAA
- the ruvB gene encoding Holliday junction branch migration DNA helicase RuvB gives MTEERLVAPDEMMEDESELSLRPERLNQYIGQTAVKENLRIFIEAAKNRNESLDHVLLFGPPGLGKTTLATIIANEMGVNIKTTSGPMIERSGDLAAILSVLEPGDVLFIDEIHRLPKSIEEVLYPAMEDYVLDIVVGKDESARSIRVDLAPFTLVGATTRAGDLSAPLRDRFGVINRLEYYNEEQLQSIVKRTGIVYETPIDDQASLELARRSRGTPRIANRLFRRVRDYAQVIGDGEITHEIAKLALDRLDIDSLGLDYVDHKYLMGIIERFGGGPCGIEAIAASIGEEPQTLEDVYEPYLLQLGFIKRTPRGRVITPQACEHLNVPYPLK, from the coding sequence ATGACAGAAGAACGTTTAGTTGCACCTGATGAAATGATGGAGGATGAGTCAGAGTTAAGCTTACGTCCTGAGCGATTAAATCAATATATTGGGCAGACAGCAGTTAAAGAGAATTTACGTATTTTTATTGAAGCAGCAAAAAATCGTAATGAATCATTAGATCATGTCTTATTATTTGGCCCTCCGGGTTTAGGTAAGACGACGTTAGCAACGATTATTGCTAATGAAATGGGAGTTAATATTAAAACAACATCAGGTCCAATGATTGAAAGAAGCGGTGACTTAGCAGCTATTTTATCAGTTTTAGAACCAGGAGATGTTCTTTTTATTGATGAGATTCACCGTCTGCCAAAAAGTATTGAGGAAGTTTTATATCCTGCGATGGAGGATTATGTTTTAGATATTGTTGTTGGAAAAGATGAATCAGCACGCTCAATTCGTGTAGATTTAGCACCTTTTACACTAGTTGGAGCGACAACACGAGCAGGAGATTTATCAGCACCTTTACGTGATCGTTTTGGTGTCATTAATCGCCTAGAGTATTATAATGAAGAACAATTACAATCGATTGTTAAGCGAACAGGGATTGTCTATGAAACACCGATTGATGACCAGGCATCGTTAGAACTTGCGCGTCGCTCACGTGGAACACCTCGTATTGCTAATCGCTTATTCCGCCGTGTTCGCGACTATGCGCAAGTAATTGGAGATGGGGAGATTACTCATGAGATTGCAAAATTAGCGCTTGATCGTTTAGATATTGATTCATTAGGTTTAGATTATGTTGATCATAAATATTTAATGGGAATCATTGAACGTTTTGGTGGCGGTCCTTGCGGGATTGAAGCTATTGCAGCCTCAATTGGTGAAGAACCACAAACATTAGAAGATGTTTATGAACCGTATCTGCTTCAATTAGGATTCATTAAACGAACACCGCGTGGACGTGTTATCACACCACAAGCCTGTGAACATTTAAACGTGCCTTATCCTTTAAAATAA
- the queA gene encoding tRNA preQ1(34) S-adenosylmethionine ribosyltransferase-isomerase QueA has protein sequence MRVDQFDFELPEELIAQTPLKDRDTSRLMVLNKKTGELTHEVFHNIINYLRPNDTLVLNNTKVMPARLMGQKPDTGASIEVLLLKQEEQDCWETLVKPAKRVKLGTIVEFGDGRLKAECIGTGDMGKRIFKFIYEGIFYEVLDSLGEMPLPPYITEKLDDRDRYQTVFAKEIGSAAAPTAGLHFTEELLNQIQEKGVKIAYVTLHVGLGTFRPVSVDSVEDHDMHAEFYQMSQETADILNATHELGGRIITVGTTSTRTLETIARDHGKFVACEGWTDIFIYPPYEFKGIDGMITNFHLPKSTLIMLISALAGKEHVMNAYHKAVEEKYRFFSFGDAMLIIEK, from the coding sequence ATGCGAGTAGATCAATTCGATTTTGAATTGCCGGAAGAATTAATCGCACAAACTCCATTAAAAGATCGCGATACGTCGCGTTTAATGGTTTTAAATAAAAAGACGGGTGAATTAACTCATGAAGTGTTTCATAACATCATTAATTATTTACGACCAAACGACACATTGGTTTTAAATAATACAAAAGTAATGCCAGCTCGTTTAATGGGGCAAAAACCAGATACAGGAGCAAGTATCGAAGTTTTACTTCTTAAACAAGAAGAGCAAGATTGCTGGGAAACACTTGTTAAACCTGCTAAGCGTGTTAAATTAGGAACAATCGTTGAGTTCGGTGACGGACGCTTAAAAGCTGAATGTATTGGGACAGGAGATATGGGAAAACGTATCTTTAAATTCATTTATGAGGGTATTTTTTATGAAGTGTTAGATTCTTTAGGAGAAATGCCTTTACCGCCGTACATTACTGAAAAGCTCGATGATCGTGATCGTTACCAAACCGTATTTGCAAAAGAAATCGGTTCGGCAGCGGCCCCGACAGCAGGATTACACTTCACCGAAGAATTATTAAATCAGATTCAAGAAAAAGGTGTGAAGATTGCTTACGTGACGTTACATGTTGGGCTTGGAACGTTTAGACCAGTTTCAGTGGATAGTGTAGAAGATCATGATATGCATGCAGAGTTTTATCAAATGTCTCAAGAGACGGCTGATATTTTAAATGCAACACATGAGTTAGGTGGGCGTATTATCACTGTTGGAACGACATCGACACGTACACTTGAAACCATTGCACGTGATCACGGAAAATTTGTGGCATGTGAAGGATGGACAGATATCTTTATCTATCCACCGTATGAGTTTAAAGGAATTGATGGAATGATTACAAATTTCCATTTACCAAAATCAACGTTAATCATGTTAATCTCAGCATTAGCAGGAAAAGAACACGTGATGAATGCCTATCATAAAGCGGTAGAAGAAAAGTATCGTTTCTTTAGTTTTGGAGATGCGATGCTGATTATAGAAAAATAG
- the ruvA gene encoding Holliday junction branch migration protein RuvA has protein sequence MFAYLKGYVAYSGKDFVVIDVNGVGYKVYTANPYEFKKEEAVQVFTHQVVSENDMSLYGFKTMEEHDLFINLISARGIGPKTACAILAMKDMSGLRNAIENGDAKYLCKFPKIGPKTAQQIILDLKGKLVVPEAALFMNNSLAEALEALQALGYGDKELTKVKNAFKDIDASVDEIIKKGLQLLVK, from the coding sequence ATGTTTGCATATTTAAAAGGATATGTTGCTTATAGTGGAAAAGATTTTGTTGTCATTGATGTTAATGGCGTAGGTTATAAAGTCTATACAGCTAATCCGTATGAATTTAAAAAAGAGGAAGCTGTTCAAGTGTTTACTCATCAAGTCGTATCAGAAAATGATATGAGTTTGTACGGATTTAAAACAATGGAAGAACATGATTTATTCATTAATTTAATCAGTGCTCGTGGAATTGGACCGAAGACCGCTTGTGCGATATTAGCAATGAAAGATATGAGTGGATTAAGAAATGCCATTGAAAATGGGGATGCAAAATATTTATGCAAATTCCCAAAAATCGGACCGAAGACCGCTCAACAAATTATTTTAGACTTAAAAGGTAAGTTAGTCGTTCCAGAGGCTGCTTTATTTATGAACAATAGTTTAGCTGAAGCTCTTGAGGCACTACAAGCATTAGGATACGGGGATAAGGAATTAACAAAAGTTAAAAATGCATTTAAAGACATTGATGCATCAGTTGATGAAATTATTAAAAAAGGATTACAGCTACTTGTAAAATAA
- a CDS encoding TIGR04086 family membrane protein, whose translation MSERLGKALLHGIAFIVISILILGLLITTLAYFEWISVGTLEKLIYVSFIATFFIGTAIISKGFAQKGWLIGIAMATFMVLLSMLFYTIGVETSLTFKFVIRSIITVVVCIAGGMIGVNLPSRKN comes from the coding sequence ATGTCAGAAAGACTAGGAAAAGCATTACTACATGGTATTGCATTTATTGTTATTAGTATCCTCATCCTTGGGCTTCTTATAACAACTTTAGCTTATTTTGAATGGATTTCCGTCGGTACCCTTGAAAAATTAATCTATGTTTCATTTATCGCCACGTTCTTTATTGGAACAGCAATCATCTCAAAAGGATTTGCTCAAAAAGGATGGTTAATTGGAATCGCGATGGCAACTTTTATGGTATTATTAAGCATGCTATTTTACACAATTGGTGTTGAGACTTCATTAACATTTAAATTCGTGATTCGTAGCATCATTACTGTTGTGGTTTGTATTGCAGGTGGAATGATTGGAGTTAATCTACCAAGTAGAAAAAACTAA
- the tgt gene encoding tRNA guanosine(34) transglycosylase Tgt yields the protein MAIRYELIHECKQSGARYGKLHTPHGTFETPVFMPVGTLATVKTLSPEELDQMGAKIILANTYHLWLQPGEKIVEEAGGLHKFENWGGAILTDSGGFQVFSLSKLREITEEGVTFRDHRNGAPLFMSPEISIGVQNSLGADIIMSFDECPPYPATFEYMKNSVDRTIRWAERGKKAHKNPDTQALFGIVQGGEFPELRKYCAEKLVEMDFPGYSIGGVSVGEPKDVARKMIEYTVPYLPKDKPRYLMGVGSPDDLIDGAIRGIDMFDCVLPTRIARHGTAMTSVGRVVIKNKVYERDFTPLDPNCDCYTCKNYTRSYIRHLIKANESFGQRLVSYHNLHFLINLMEQVREAIRNDRLLDFREEFFEQYGLNEPGSRGF from the coding sequence TTGGCTATTAGATATGAATTAATACACGAATGTAAACAGTCAGGTGCGCGTTATGGAAAGTTACATACGCCACATGGGACGTTTGAAACACCTGTGTTTATGCCTGTTGGAACATTAGCAACAGTTAAGACATTATCACCAGAAGAATTAGACCAAATGGGAGCAAAAATTATTTTAGCAAACACTTACCATCTATGGTTACAACCGGGTGAGAAAATCGTTGAAGAAGCGGGTGGATTACATAAATTTGAAAACTGGGGTGGAGCTATCTTAACAGACTCTGGTGGATTCCAAGTTTTTAGTTTAAGTAAATTACGAGAAATTACAGAAGAAGGTGTAACATTCCGTGATCACCGAAATGGAGCACCATTATTTATGTCTCCTGAAATTTCAATCGGAGTACAAAATTCATTAGGTGCTGATATTATCATGTCATTTGATGAGTGTCCTCCATATCCAGCGACATTCGAATATATGAAAAATTCTGTTGATCGTACAATTCGTTGGGCAGAGCGTGGTAAAAAAGCTCATAAAAATCCAGATACACAAGCATTATTCGGAATTGTTCAAGGTGGAGAATTCCCTGAATTACGTAAGTATTGTGCAGAGAAGTTAGTTGAAATGGATTTCCCAGGATATTCAATTGGTGGAGTATCTGTTGGTGAACCTAAGGATGTGGCACGTAAAATGATTGAGTATACAGTTCCTTATTTACCAAAAGATAAACCACGTTATTTAATGGGAGTTGGATCACCAGATGATTTAATTGATGGTGCAATTCGCGGAATCGATATGTTTGACTGTGTTTTACCAACGCGTATCGCTCGTCACGGAACGGCGATGACGTCAGTTGGGCGTGTCGTTATTAAGAATAAAGTTTATGAACGTGATTTTACACCGCTTGATCCAAATTGTGATTGCTATACATGTAAAAATTATACGCGTTCATATATTCGCCATTTAATTAAGGCAAATGAGTCATTCGGTCAACGATTAGTATCATATCATAACTTGCATTTCTTAATTAACTTAATGGAACAAGTTCGTGAGGCTATCCGTAACGATCGTTTACTAGATTTCCGTGAAGAGTTCTTTGAGCAATATGGATTAAATGAACCAGGATCACGCGGATTTTAA
- the yajC gene encoding preprotein translocase subunit YajC, giving the protein MNVGVISMIAQFVLLGLIFYFLLIRPENKRRKAVNTMQNSLEKGDRVVTIGGIHGRIHSLEEQTVTLINDEGQKWIFERQAISRKLEK; this is encoded by the coding sequence ATGAATGTAGGCGTTATTTCAATGATTGCACAGTTTGTTTTACTAGGATTAATTTTTTATTTCTTATTAATTCGCCCAGAAAATAAGCGTCGTAAAGCAGTTAATACGATGCAAAATAGTTTAGAAAAAGGAGATCGCGTTGTAACGATTGGCGGAATTCATGGACGTATTCATTCGTTAGAAGAGCAAACAGTTACATTAATTAACGATGAAGGACAAAAGTGGATTTTTGAACGTCAGGCCATCTCTCGTAAGTTAGAAAAATAA
- a CDS encoding formate/nitrite transporter family protein, with protein MQQPRMLSAKEIANEVVEVGKYKVSRKNSVVIISGMLAGLFIGLGYTGYLLVYGQMENHFVGKLIGSFLFPVALILILLTGADLFTGNTLIGKAYFKKEVPLSAFVKNLALVWIGNFLGVLLAVALLAGANLFTNGVDPEVANSIRHIAEVKINTLSTSEVFFRAILCNVLIAGGVYVAYAAKDVAGKCLLSILVVAVFAIMGVEHCIANMFVLSMAKVLGADITYTGMAWNLFIATIGNIIGGFIIVCPYYYNFIHSYKNKH; from the coding sequence ATGCAACAGCCGCGTATGTTATCAGCTAAAGAAATTGCAAATGAAGTAGTTGAAGTTGGTAAGTATAAAGTATCACGTAAAAATAGTGTCGTTATTATTTCAGGTATGTTAGCGGGATTATTTATTGGATTAGGTTATACAGGTTATTTATTAGTTTATGGACAAATGGAAAATCATTTCGTTGGTAAATTAATCGGATCATTCTTATTCCCTGTTGCCTTAATTTTAATCTTATTAACAGGAGCAGACTTATTTACTGGAAACACATTAATTGGGAAAGCTTACTTTAAAAAAGAAGTGCCACTATCAGCTTTTGTTAAAAACTTAGCATTAGTTTGGATTGGAAACTTCTTAGGTGTTTTATTAGCCGTTGCTTTATTAGCGGGAGCAAACTTATTTACAAATGGAGTCGATCCAGAAGTAGCAAATAGTATTCGTCATATTGCTGAGGTTAAGATTAATACATTGTCAACCTCTGAAGTATTCTTCCGTGCGATTTTATGTAATGTTTTAATTGCAGGTGGGGTATATGTTGCTTATGCAGCTAAAGACGTTGCAGGGAAATGTTTATTAAGTATTTTAGTTGTTGCTGTATTCGCTATTATGGGTGTAGAACACTGTATCGCTAATATGTTCGTTTTATCTATGGCAAAAGTTTTAGGTGCTGATATTACTTATACAGGAATGGCATGGAACTTATTCATTGCAACAATTGGTAATATTATCGGTGGATTTATTATTGTTTGCCCTTACTACTATAACTTCATTCATAGTTATAAAAATAAACATTAA
- a CDS encoding patatin-like phospholipase family protein, with the protein MKNIGLVFSGGGAKGAYQVGVIRVLEEFGLLDKVQCVAGSSIGGINGALFLQYTPDEIESFWLSCPWSSVFSVSKENMKRMSQIIDSVNTRQLSPVFGMMNLAGVANNVGLPLKRQGFEKAFRYYLNPTLIQNSEIDLYVSCGISKSRERRYFHLNDLDEKGMKKALLATTAVPMLYQPVEINGAYYVDPMKYERAPLRPLLETDCETIIVIYLDPRSRLNQPMINGKRIIEIFPSKELGNGVYGSFDFRPSVLKYYMELGSEDAYRILYQILSKKPKAPQGVKYRNK; encoded by the coding sequence ATGAAAAATATTGGTCTAGTCTTTTCTGGCGGTGGTGCTAAAGGAGCTTATCAAGTCGGTGTCATTAGAGTACTTGAGGAGTTTGGATTATTAGATAAGGTTCAATGCGTTGCAGGATCATCTATTGGAGGTATTAATGGGGCTTTATTTTTACAATATACTCCTGATGAAATTGAATCGTTTTGGCTGTCTTGTCCGTGGTCCTCTGTGTTTTCAGTCAGTAAAGAAAATATGAAACGAATGAGTCAAATCATTGATTCAGTAAACACGCGGCAATTATCTCCCGTTTTCGGAATGATGAATTTAGCTGGTGTTGCAAATAATGTGGGATTACCACTTAAACGTCAAGGATTCGAGAAAGCTTTTCGTTATTACTTAAATCCTACTTTAATTCAAAATAGTGAGATTGATTTATATGTTTCATGTGGAATTTCAAAATCAAGGGAGAGACGTTACTTTCATTTAAATGATTTAGATGAAAAAGGAATGAAAAAAGCACTTCTTGCAACAACTGCTGTACCGATGTTGTATCAGCCTGTTGAGATTAATGGGGCTTATTATGTCGATCCAATGAAGTATGAGCGAGCACCATTGCGTCCGTTGCTTGAAACGGATTGTGAAACGATTATCGTTATTTATTTGGATCCACGTTCAAGGTTAAATCAACCGATGATTAATGGAAAACGAATTATAGAAATTTTTCCAAGCAAAGAACTTGGAAATGGTGTTTACGGATCATTTGATTTTAGGCCATCAGTTTTAAAATATTATATGGAATTAGGAAGTGAAGATGCTTATCGGATCTTGTATCAAATTTTAAGTAAAAAACCTAAAGCACCTCAAGGGGTTAAGTATAGAAACAAATAA
- a CDS encoding DUF421 domain-containing protein, whose translation MDSNCYVVIYRTTLFYFVLLIVFKLMGKREVGQLTLLDLVVSVLMAEIAAMGIDSLDRPVHEVLLAVGLLGTLQFTSAFMTLRFKKIREIVDGKPSILIHQGKINLDEMRRQRYTFDDLMVQLRANNISSIFEVEYAILESNGQLSSFKRKDTSFCPLPIITSGGLEKENLTRIQKTPEWIDEELERQGIFSVKDVYYAAYDGQQLRCLTRQSLNMKEKKRH comes from the coding sequence ATGGATTCTAATTGTTATGTTGTTATATATCGAACGACACTTTTTTATTTTGTCCTATTAATCGTCTTTAAGTTAATGGGAAAAAGGGAAGTTGGTCAGTTAACCTTATTAGACTTAGTTGTCTCTGTTTTAATGGCAGAAATTGCAGCCATGGGCATTGATAGCTTGGATCGTCCGGTTCATGAAGTGCTTTTAGCCGTTGGACTGCTAGGAACTTTACAGTTTACATCCGCTTTCATGACCCTTAGATTTAAAAAGATTCGCGAGATAGTGGATGGAAAACCATCTATACTAATTCATCAAGGAAAAATTAATTTAGATGAGATGCGAAGACAAAGATATACGTTTGACGATTTAATGGTACAGTTAAGAGCCAATAACATTTCATCTATTTTTGAAGTCGAGTATGCTATTTTAGAGTCAAATGGTCAACTGTCTTCGTTCAAAAGAAAAGATACTTCATTTTGTCCATTACCCATTATTACGTCTGGTGGGTTAGAAAAAGAAAACTTAACTAGAATTCAAAAAACGCCGGAATGGATAGATGAAGAATTAGAAAGACAGGGTATATTTAGTGTTAAAGATGTTTACTATGCTGCTTATGATGGCCAGCAACTTCGTTGTTTAACTCGACAATCTCTTAATATGAAAGAAAAAAAACGTCACTAA